In Solidesulfovibrio carbinoliphilus subsp. oakridgensis, the sequence ATGCCTCCGGCGGCCGGGAGGGGGTCACCCCCTCCCGGACCCACCCGAAAGGGGCTGGCGGGGGTAGGGCCCATCCCCGTCGGGGGGGACCGGGGGGAATCATTCCCCCCGGCGGGTCCAGGGCAGAGCCCTGGTGGGGTTTGGGGCAACGCCCCAACGGGGTCCGGGGCGGAGCCCCGGCTAGGGGCGGCGGGTGGGGACGAGGTCGTTGAGCTCTTCGATGTAGTGGCGTTCGAGCTGGTTGACCCGGTCGATGTGGGTGCGAAAGATCATGTCCATGCGCGGGTCGAAGAAGCGGTGGCTGCTGTAGCTCGACACCGAGACGAAGCCGCGCCGGGCCTTGTGGGCCCCGCCCATGCCGGGATCGTAGCGGGTGATGCCCCGGCCGATGCCCCAGGTGATGGGCGCGTAGTAGCACAGCTCGAAATGCAGAAAGGGGATGTCCTCGAAGGCGCCCCAGTAGCGGCCGAAAAGGAGCCTATCCTTGTGGGCCAGCATGGCCAGGGCCACCGGGTCGCGCCGGCCGGCCTTGTAGGCGGCGGCAAAGGCCAGCCGGTGGCGAAAGGCTTCGGGCATGCCCTCGAAGAACTCCCCGGTCAGGTAGCGGCAGCCCCAGGGGCCGAACTTGGCGTTGGTCCGGTCGTAGAGCTCGCGCATGATCGGGAAAAACGAGTCCGGGATGTCGTCGCCGGAGACGACCTCCACGGTGACGCCGGAAGCGGCCAAGGCCCGGCGCTCGTGGCGGACGGCCTTTCGCCGGTTGGCGTTGAGCGTGGCCAGGAAGTCGTCAAAGGACCCGTAGCCCTGGTTGTGCCAGAGATAGCCCTGGTGGCGCCAGGCCGTGAACCCGTGGTCCTCGGAAGCGGCGGCGAATTCGGGCTCGGTGAAAAGAAGGGCCGCGCCCTGGACGCCGTTGCCCAGGCAATACTGCTCCATGGCCTCGAAGAGCCGCCGAGACAGCCGGGTCTGGTTGTAGTGCGGATCGGCCAGGAAGCGCAGGCCCGTGGCCGGCGTGAAGGGGCTGGCCCCGACCAGGCGCGGGTAGTACGGCAGGCCGAGCCGGCTGGCCGCTTCGCCCCAAAGCTGGTCGAAGACGAACTCCCCGTCGGAGTGCCACTTGAGGTACATGGGCAGGGCCCCGACCAGCCTGCCGCCGGCATGGGCCAGCAGGTGGTTGGGATACCAGCCGCGCCTCGGCGCGGCGCTGCCCGAGTCCTCCAGGAGCTTCAACCACTTCCATTCGAAAAACGGCGTGTCCAGGCCCTCGGCCAGGGCGTCCCAGGACGCGGCGTCGATCTCGCTCATGGAGCGGGCGAAGCGCAGGGTGAGTTGCTCGCTTGGCACGGTCATTGCCGGACCATACGCCACCGCCGGGCGTCTGTCACCCGTCCCGCCCGTCCTGCCCGCCCGGACGGCGCAAAATGCTCGTGCGCCACACCCCGTTCTCGAAATCGAGCCGCTCCCAGCCGGGCGCGGCCGCGAAGATGGGCGCGTACTTTTCCCACTCGCTGTTATCGAGCACCAGAAAGCCGCCGGGCTTGATCCGGCAAAAGGCGTTCAGGGCGCAGGCCACCCGGGCCCGGCCGTCGATCAGGACGAAATCGAGGCTCTGGGACGGGAAATCCAGGATGGCGTCGGCATAGGCCGCGAACTCCGGCTTTTCGAGGACATAGCCGGTCTGGCGCCAGATGGCCGGCCGGGCCTCGGGCCGGCCGGGGCCGTCGCCCGGCGGTACGAAGCGGCATTCGACGCCCGCGATGCCCTCCCGGTCCAGGAGTTCCAGCACCCGCCGCCGCCACTTTTCCTTGTGCTCCACCGTGACCAGCCGGGCCACCTGCCTGGCCGCAAAGGCGGTGCTGCGGCCGCTGCCCCACTCGAAGCCGACCATGTCCGGGGCAAGGCGGGCGCGAAGCCACCGGACTGCACCGGCGTTTATCCAGGGATAGCAGGGATCGAAGGCCATCCGGAGGACGGTCGGCAGGGACAGGACGGCCCGGACGGCCCGGCGCAGGCATTGGCCGGGGCCCGTCCGGCCGGGCGCGTAGCGGATGAGCATGGTCCGGCCGGAAAACCGGTCAGCAGGCCTGGGCGGCCCGGGCGGCCGCCACGTCGGGGTAGAGGGCGAATACCTTGCCCAGGTCCGCGATGCGAAAGACCTTGGCCACGCCCTCGCCCATGGCGCACAAGGCCACGCCGCCGCCTTCGGGCAGCAGGCGGTTTCGCAGGGTGATCAGCGTGCCTATGGCGCTCGAATCCAGGAATTCCACGCCGGAAAGATCGAGGAGCAGGACCTTCGGACAGGCGGAAACGCACGGGGCCAGGGCGCGCTGGATTTCCGGGCACACGGTATAATCGAACATCCGGGGCAGCCCCGACACCACGGTCAGGGAGCCATGCTGGGTCACGTTCAGATCCATGTCACCTCCAGGCCGGCCAAGGGGCGGCATAAGGCCGTTTACCACGGGCCCGCCCCGGCCGGCAACCGGCCCCGGCAGGTGAAATTCCCCTTTCGGACTGGCCGGGATGCGTGTATGTGGGGAGAATTGGCAAACCGAAAAGCGCTCCCAGGCTGTGTTGCGCCTCTCATCCCGCGCCCCGCGCGCAAAAGGTGGGCAAGGTGTCCATTCCCGTCGTGAACAAGGAAACCGATCGCGCCAGGAGCGCCGCCGCCTCCGGCGTCTGCTCCGACTCCGTCTGCGCCATGCTCGACCGGGTGGGGGTCCCCCGCGACTCCAAGTGGCGGGGACTCATCCTCTACATGCGCAGCATCAAGAACTACGATTTCCTGGACAACGACCAGAAGGAACAGACCCAGGCCCTGGTCATGGAAGTGCTCCGGGCCAAGGACTTTTCCGAAGAAAAATTCCAGGAAGTCATCAAGGCCAACAGGCAGATCCTGAGCGCCCCCTGGAACCGGGCCCTTACCCGGACGCTGACCGAGACGGCCGCCCTGGTCCAGGAATTCCAGGATACGCTCTTTCGCCACAAGGGCGGGGTGCAAAAGCTCGAAAGCGTCACCGTGGAAGCCGTGGAATCCGGCGGCGACGTGGACCGGATGCTCGGCACCATCCGGCGGGGCTTCAAGGAAATGGCCACCATGATCGAGGAAGACGCCGAGAAGATGGTGGCCATGAGCCTGACCGACGGCCTGACCGGCATCCACAACCGCCGGGCCTTTGACGCCCACATCGGCCGGGCCGTGGCCCGGGCCGTGGCCGAGCGGCGGCCGCTTTCCCTTTTCATGTGCGACATCGACCACTTCAAGCGCTTCAACGACGAACACGGCCACCGCATCGGCGACCAGGCCCTGGTGGTGGTCGGGTCCATCCTCAAGGGCTTTGCCGAAGAGATGAAGCAGCTCGAGGACCGGGACATCTTCCCGGCCCGCTACGGCGGCGAGGAGTTCACCGTGGCCCTGGCAGACATCGAAAAGGACGAGGCCGAGGAACTGGCCGAGATCATCCGCCGCAAGATCGAGCGCTACAACTTCGTCATCCGCGACCCGGACGGCCAGATCCTGGCCTCGGGCATCAAGATCAACGTCAGCATCGGGGTGGCCGAACTCCTCACGGACTGTCCGGTGGCGGACATCGACCATCTGGTCGACGCCGCGGACAAGGGCCTGTACCTGGCCAAGTCCTCGGGCAGAAACCAGGTCCGGGCCTATATCAAGCCGCAAGCCTCCTGACGCCGCCCGCCCCGACGCCCCCCCGCCACCGGCCATACCCCCTCCCGCGTTCCCCTCTCCCGCCACCCCCTCCCGGGGGGTCCGGGGGGATGATCCCCCCCGGCGGAGAGGGCCAGGAGAGGCAGCGCCTCTCCTGGCCGCCGGAGGCATCTTATCTCCCTTCCCTTACTTACCCCTGGCCGCAGTCGGCCGGGTCGCCCCGGAGCTTGGCGAGGCCGTGGGGGATGGCGGGCAGGACGGCGGCCAGGGTCTCGCGCACGGCCTTTGGGGAGCCGGGGACGTTCAGGATGAGGCTTTGGCCGAGCGTCCCGGCCACGGCCCGGGACAGCATGGCGTGGGGCGTCTTGGCCAGGGACGCGGTCAGCATGGCGGTTTCGAAGCCGGGCAGGCGCTTTTCGATGACGGCCAGGGTGGCCTCGGGGGTGGTGTCCCGGGGCGAGAGGCCGGTGCCGCCGGTGGTGACGATCACGTCGAAGCCCTGGGTCAAGGCCAGATCCACGAGAAGCGCCTTCAGTTCCCCCGGCTCGTCGGGGAGCAGATGCCCCTTGGCCAGGGACAGGGTGAGGGCCGCGGCAAAGGCGGTCTCGATGGCCGGGCCGGCGGCATCGACGCGAAGGCCCTGGCTGCCCTTGTCGCTCATGGTGATCCAGGCCAGGGACAGGCCGTTTCTGGCCGTGGCGAAGGCGGTCTCCCCGGCCGGCAGGCGGCCCGCCGCCAGGGCGGCGGCGGCCAGGACCCGGCTGGCCGGGACGTCGCCCTGGCCGGGGCGCAGGAAGGCGCCGATGACCTGCAGGGCCGGGCCATCGCCTTGGGGGGTGAGGACGGTGCCGGCGGAGAGGCGGGGCAGCCGGCCGGCGGCGGCGACGAGGGCCGGAACGTATTCCGGGCTGGCCGTTTCGACGAGGCTGAGCCGGTCGCCCCGGGAGAGAGAGAGGGGGGCCTCGGCGACAAGGCGCAGGCAGTGGGACATGGCGGCCTCCTTGGCGGGCCTTGCGGTTTTCGTGGCGTTGGGTCAAAAGCGTCCCAACGATACGTCCGGCACGGGCGGGTTATCAAGCGAGGAAACGGGATGAAAGGCATCATACTGGCGGGCGGTTCGGGAACGCGGCTCTATCCCATCACGCGGGTGGTCAGCAAACAGCTCCTGCCCATCTACGACAAGCCCATGATCTATTACCCGCTGTCCGTGCTCATGCTGGCCGGCATCCGGGAGATCCTCATCATTTCGACGCCGACCGACCTGCCGCGGTTCGAGGAGATGCTCGGCGACGGCGCGAGCCTCGGCCTGTCGATTGCCTACAAGGTGCAGCCCCGGCCCGAGGGGCTGGCCCAGGCCTTCCTGCTCGGCAAGGAATTCATCGGCAACGATTCGGTCTGCCTGGTGCTCGGGGACAACATCTTCTACGGCCAGGGCCTGGCCTCGGTGCTCCAGCGGTGCGCCAAACTGACCGAGGGCGGCATCGTCTTCGGCTACAAGGTGCGCGATCCGCACCGCTACGGCGTGGTCGAATTCGACGACGCCAAAAACGTGATCAGCATCGAGGAAAAGCCGGAACATCCCAAATCCAAGTTCGCGGTCACGGGACTGTATTTCTACGACAACAACGTGGTGTCCGTGGCCGAGGGCCTCTCGCCCTCGGCCCGGGGCGAGCTCGAGATCACGGACCTCAACAACGTCTATCTCCGGCAGGGCCGGCTCAAGGTCGAATTTCTCGGGCGCGGGTTCGCCTGGCTCGATACCGGCACCCACGAATCCCTGCTCCACGCGTCGAGCTTCGTCCAGGCCATCCAGGAGCGCCAGGGCGTGCTGGTGGCCTGCCTGGAGGAGATCGCCTACCGCATGGGCTATATCACGGCCGGGCAGGTGGAAGGGCTGGCCCGGGACATGCTCAAGAACAGCTACGGCCAGTACCTGATGGAGATGATCCGGGAAGGCTGAGCCCGGCCGGAATCGGCGGAGCGGCGGGAAGGCGGCGAAACGGCGGGAGGGCCCGGCCGGCGCCTGCCTCCCGTCCCGGACGCGGCAGCGAAAGACAAAAAAGATTTACCGACAGATGCCGCAAGGCGCCTGCCGGAATTCGAGGAAAGGATGCGTGACAGGCCGGCGGCCCCAAGGGGCCGCCGGCCTGTCACGCTTGCGGACCAGTGTCGCGTTCTCGAAATCCGCGCATACGACTTTCGGGAACAATAATTTGAAACAATTATTTTTTCTGTAAAAAATATGACCCTATTTTTTACAGAACGCCCCACTAGTGATGGTCGTGCTTGAGGGACTGGCGGATGCGCACGAAGGCGGTCGCCACGATAATGGCCATGTAGATGTAGATGGCCGTCACCCCGAAGAAGCCCTGCTCGGTGGAATGGCCCATATTCGTGACAAGTTCCGAAACGATGCTCATAGCCGTAACTCCTTCGGGTCATTTGGCGTGATAACGCGGGGATTTTTTTACGCCAGCCACGGCCCGCGCGTCAAGGGCCGACCACGGTCCGGCCGGGTTCTTTCGGAACGGACGGGGATCGGGGCGCGGAAAGACACTTTCGTTTTGTAACGACAGAAGATAAGTAAAACGGTCGGGAGCATCACTGTGACCGCAACGCCCACCACCCTGCCCGTCCCCGTGGCCAACCGCCGCGTCGCCGTCGCCGCGGGCCTGGCCACGACCTGCCTCCTGGCGGCCTTGCTGGGTCTCCTGGCGGGCTGGCACCAGGAGCACCACTGGTGGGTCTGGGAGGTCTGGGAGCTTCGGATTTTCTGTCTGACGGCCCTGGTCGTGGCCGGACTGCCGGGACTCCTGGTGGGGCTCCTGGTCGACCGCCAGCACAAGCTTCGGCTGGCCCTTTCCCGGCGGGAAGAGGAAGTCGGCACGGCCAGGGCCGACCTGGCCTGGACCAACCGGGCGCTCGTGGCCCTTGGCGCGGTCAACCACGAACTCATCCGGGCCACGGACCGGACGGGTTTTCTCGTCCGCGTCTGCCAGGCCCTGGTGGAAAAATCCGGCTACGGCCTGGTCTGGGTGGGCATGGCCGAGCCCGGTCCGGACAAGCGGGTGCGGATCGAGGCCCGGGCCGGGGAGAACGCCGCCTGGCTCGAAACCCTCGGCGCGCGCTACGACGACACGCCCAAGGGCCGGGGCCCGACCGGGACGGCCATCCGCGAAGGCCGCATGGTCCTCGTGTCCCGCTTTCAGGACGAAAACTTTTTCCAGTTGTGGCCGGGCCGGCCGTCCTCCCTCGAACACTACACCACGGCCCTGTCCTTCCCCTTGCGCATCGACGGCCGGGTGATCGGGGCCCTATCCATCTACGAGCGCCGGCAACGGGATTTCGGCCCGGAAGAGCTCGCCCTCCTCACCCAGATGGCCGACGATGTCTCCCACGGCCTGCAATTTTTGCATCTGAAAGCGTCCAGGGAACGCGTGACCACCATGCTGCGCCAGGCGCTCCGGGCCAGTTCGGCCATGGTCCGAACCACCCGCGAGCTGGTGGCCGGCGAGGCCGACCTGCCGGCCATAGCCGCCATGATCCTCAAGCAGGCCATGGCCCTGACCGCAAGCCCGCTCGGGGCCGTGGGCGTGGTCGAAGGGCGCACGGGCCGCCTGGACTGGCTGACCGTCTGCGGCCCCACCGGCCCCCTGGCCCCGGCCCTGGCCGAGGAATGCGACTACTATCCCGACGACAGCGGCCATTTTTCCGGTCCGTTCGCCGCCACCCTCAATGCCGGGGAATCCCTCCGCCACAACGCGCCCGTGTCCCTCGATGCCGTGGGGCCGTGCTTTCCCAACCGGGCCCAGGTCCACCGGTTCCTGGCCGTGCCGTTGCGGCGCACCGCCACCGGGCCGGGCGGCCTCCTGCTGCTGGCCGACGCCAAGGCCCCGTACAGCGACCGGGATGCCCGGACCCTGCAGCGGATGGCCGTGCTTTTCGACATGGGCGCGGCCCGGCTGCGGGTGGAAACCGAGCTCGTGGCCGCCAGACGCCAGGCCGAGGCGGCCAGCGAGGCCAAGACCCAGTTCCTGGCCAATGTCAGCCACGAACTGCGCACGCCCATAAACGGCATCCTCGGCATGGCCCAGCTGGCCATCCTCGAAGGAGCGGTCGGCCGCGATGCCGAATACTGGCAGACCGTGCGCGACGCCACGGACCGGCTGGTGGCCATCGTCGACAACCTGCTGGAGCTGGCCAGCGTCGAATCCGGGTCGCTCTCGCCCCTGCTGCGGGAATTTTCCCTGCGCCGGCTGCTCGAATCCCTGCGCGGCGCGTTTTCGGTCCGGGCCGGGCTG encodes:
- the rfbA gene encoding glucose-1-phosphate thymidylyltransferase RfbA gives rise to the protein MKGIILAGGSGTRLYPITRVVSKQLLPIYDKPMIYYPLSVLMLAGIREILIISTPTDLPRFEEMLGDGASLGLSIAYKVQPRPEGLAQAFLLGKEFIGNDSVCLVLGDNIFYGQGLASVLQRCAKLTEGGIVFGYKVRDPHRYGVVEFDDAKNVISIEEKPEHPKSKFAVTGLYFYDNNVVSVAEGLSPSARGELEITDLNNVYLRQGRLKVEFLGRGFAWLDTGTHESLLHASSFVQAIQERQGVLVACLEEIAYRMGYITAGQVEGLARDMLKNSYGQYLMEMIREG
- a CDS encoding hybrid sensor histidine kinase/response regulator, coding for MTATPTTLPVPVANRRVAVAAGLATTCLLAALLGLLAGWHQEHHWWVWEVWELRIFCLTALVVAGLPGLLVGLLVDRQHKLRLALSRREEEVGTARADLAWTNRALVALGAVNHELIRATDRTGFLVRVCQALVEKSGYGLVWVGMAEPGPDKRVRIEARAGENAAWLETLGARYDDTPKGRGPTGTAIREGRMVLVSRFQDENFFQLWPGRPSSLEHYTTALSFPLRIDGRVIGALSIYERRQRDFGPEELALLTQMADDVSHGLQFLHLKASRERVTTMLRQALRASSAMVRTTRELVAGEADLPAIAAMILKQAMALTASPLGAVGVVEGRTGRLDWLTVCGPTGPLAPALAEECDYYPDDSGHFSGPFAATLNAGESLRHNAPVSLDAVGPCFPNRAQVHRFLAVPLRRTATGPGGLLLLADAKAPYSDRDARTLQRMAVLFDMGAARLRVETELVAARRQAEAASEAKTQFLANVSHELRTPINGILGMAQLAILEGAVGRDAEYWQTVRDATDRLVAIVDNLLELASVESGSLSPLLREFSLRRLLESLRGAFSVRAGLAGLTLGLDITPGLPDRLLGDPFRLRQILGNLLDNAIRFTPSGGVSMQIRPFDPRTAGGPQRVFVAGDFNGISLVFTVTDTGIGIPKDKQAAIFESFTLGEDHLTKRFGGTGMGLSIARRLAELLGGSIWVESRPGFGSTFHLTVPMWPVSDEAGPALASALPADLPPLRFLVVEDEAVNRLALARSLRKLGHEVLEAGNGEEALRQLSMERVDVVIMDVQMPVMDGLAAVAHIRNGEVPGTNRRLPVVALTAYALEGDRKRFLAAGMDEFVTKPCDMDQLLRAVAKVVGKVGG
- a CDS encoding GGDEF domain-containing protein translates to MSIPVVNKETDRARSAAASGVCSDSVCAMLDRVGVPRDSKWRGLILYMRSIKNYDFLDNDQKEQTQALVMEVLRAKDFSEEKFQEVIKANRQILSAPWNRALTRTLTETAALVQEFQDTLFRHKGGVQKLESVTVEAVESGGDVDRMLGTIRRGFKEMATMIEEDAEKMVAMSLTDGLTGIHNRRAFDAHIGRAVARAVAERRPLSLFMCDIDHFKRFNDEHGHRIGDQALVVVGSILKGFAEEMKQLEDRDIFPARYGGEEFTVALADIEKDEAEELAEIIRRKIERYNFVIRDPDGQILASGIKINVSIGVAELLTDCPVADIDHLVDAADKGLYLAKSSGRNQVRAYIKPQAS
- a CDS encoding MogA/MoaB family molybdenum cofactor biosynthesis protein, with protein sequence MSHCLRLVAEAPLSLSRGDRLSLVETASPEYVPALVAAAGRLPRLSAGTVLTPQGDGPALQVIGAFLRPGQGDVPASRVLAAAALAAGRLPAGETAFATARNGLSLAWITMSDKGSQGLRVDAAGPAIETAFAAALTLSLAKGHLLPDEPGELKALLVDLALTQGFDVIVTTGGTGLSPRDTTPEATLAVIEKRLPGFETAMLTASLAKTPHAMLSRAVAGTLGQSLILNVPGSPKAVRETLAAVLPAIPHGLAKLRGDPADCGQG
- a CDS encoding GNAT family N-acetyltransferase, translating into MTVPSEQLTLRFARSMSEIDAASWDALAEGLDTPFFEWKWLKLLEDSGSAAPRRGWYPNHLLAHAGGRLVGALPMYLKWHSDGEFVFDQLWGEAASRLGLPYYPRLVGASPFTPATGLRFLADPHYNQTRLSRRLFEAMEQYCLGNGVQGAALLFTEPEFAAASEDHGFTAWRHQGYLWHNQGYGSFDDFLATLNANRRKAVRHERRALAASGVTVEVVSGDDIPDSFFPIMRELYDRTNAKFGPWGCRYLTGEFFEGMPEAFRHRLAFAAAYKAGRRDPVALAMLAHKDRLLFGRYWGAFEDIPFLHFELCYYAPITWGIGRGITRYDPGMGGAHKARRGFVSVSSYSSHRFFDPRMDMIFRTHIDRVNQLERHYIEELNDLVPTRRP
- a CDS encoding STAS domain-containing protein; amino-acid sequence: MDLNVTQHGSLTVVSGLPRMFDYTVCPEIQRALAPCVSACPKVLLLDLSGVEFLDSSAIGTLITLRNRLLPEGGGVALCAMGEGVAKVFRIADLGKVFALYPDVAAARAAQAC